One genomic segment of Ignavibacteriota bacterium includes these proteins:
- a CDS encoding DNA primase, with translation MRIPENTIEEIRSSANIVDVISSFVALRKRGKNFIGLCPFHQEKTPSFTVSEDKQIFHCFGCHAGGNVYKFLMDYKSISFIEAVQEIAESVGIKLNFEEEQVTSQQTELEELYEINVFAAKYFSNNLLNSEMGEIARDYFKLRKIKLQTQKTFGLGFAPNGWDHFVNYAIENKINLDNAKLLGLIDSKDAGKYYDKFRGRIIFPIFSPNGRVIAFGGRVFQGEENIAKYLNSPESTIYLKRKSLYGLFHSKDEIRKMDKAILVEGYMDLIALFQNGIKNVVASSGTSLTDDQVKLLSRYTKNVTVIFDADTAGLKASMRSIEILLKQDFDVSMLSLPQGEDPDSFITEYGKESFEDLLKTAQNFLEFQTSQYEAEGMFENPTTEAEAIRELVKSAAFVNDELKRSLLIRSISRKFNLREKLIESELNKFLSQNKKNEFQSDQKITKTGKPNSVIKTEINTQLVNLEKELIHLLYDGNEEIIGKIFDAIQPEDFTNNSLRKLAGIVYDSYIKGNFNLADVIEKIDDEKLKNYVLTITLGEYQISSNWDEKSSSGKVEKDPLKFAIDTIKKYQLIKIDEQIKLNDMKIENLGNDPEVINIMKENDELRKEKTSLFKS, from the coding sequence AAATATTGTTGATGTAATTTCATCATTTGTTGCGCTTAGAAAAAGAGGAAAAAATTTTATCGGACTTTGTCCGTTTCATCAAGAAAAAACTCCGTCGTTTACAGTTAGCGAAGACAAACAAATATTTCATTGCTTCGGATGTCACGCAGGCGGAAATGTTTATAAATTTTTGATGGATTACAAAAGTATTTCCTTTATTGAAGCAGTTCAAGAAATTGCGGAATCTGTTGGAATAAAATTAAATTTTGAGGAAGAACAAGTTACTTCACAGCAAACGGAACTTGAAGAACTTTATGAAATAAATGTTTTTGCGGCAAAGTATTTCAGCAACAATTTACTTAATTCGGAAATGGGAGAAATTGCCCGCGATTATTTTAAATTGAGAAAAATAAAATTGCAAACGCAAAAAACTTTTGGATTGGGATTTGCGCCAAACGGCTGGGATCATTTTGTGAATTATGCAATTGAGAATAAAATAAATTTAGATAATGCAAAACTTTTAGGATTGATTGATTCAAAAGATGCCGGAAAATATTACGATAAATTTAGAGGAAGAATTATTTTTCCAATTTTTTCTCCAAACGGAAGAGTGATTGCATTCGGCGGAAGAGTTTTTCAAGGTGAAGAAAATATTGCCAAATATTTAAATTCTCCCGAATCAACAATTTATCTAAAAAGAAAAAGTTTGTATGGATTGTTTCATTCAAAAGATGAAATTAGAAAAATGGATAAAGCAATTCTTGTAGAAGGTTACATGGATTTGATTGCTTTGTTCCAAAACGGAATTAAAAATGTTGTTGCATCTTCGGGAACTTCTCTAACTGATGATCAAGTAAAATTGCTTTCGCGTTATACAAAAAATGTTACAGTAATTTTTGATGCAGATACAGCCGGATTGAAAGCTTCAATGCGAAGTATAGAAATTTTACTTAAGCAAGATTTCGATGTTTCAATGTTAAGTTTGCCGCAAGGCGAAGATCCGGATTCGTTTATAACAGAATACGGAAAAGAGAGTTTTGAAGATTTGTTAAAAACCGCACAGAACTTTTTGGAATTCCAAACATCTCAATACGAAGCGGAAGGAATGTTTGAAAATCCTACAACCGAAGCGGAAGCCATACGGGAATTGGTTAAATCCGCTGCGTTTGTAAATGATGAATTAAAGCGAAGTTTATTAATTCGTTCAATTTCAAGAAAATTTAATTTACGAGAAAAATTAATTGAATCGGAGTTGAATAAATTTCTTAGTCAAAATAAAAAGAATGAATTTCAAAGTGATCAGAAAATAACGAAAACCGGAAAACCGAATTCAGTAATAAAAACAGAAATCAACACACAATTAGTAAATCTGGAAAAAGAATTAATTCATTTACTTTACGATGGAAATGAAGAAATAATTGGAAAAATATTTGATGCAATTCAGCCCGAAGATTTTACAAATAATTCTTTAAGAAAACTTGCTGGAATTGTATATGATTCATATATAAAAGGAAATTTTAATTTAGCAGATGTTATTGAAAAAATTGATGACGAAAAACTTAAAAATTATGTTCTTACAATTACACTTGGCGAATATCAAATTAGCAGTAATTGGGATGAAAAATCGAGCAGCGGAAAAGTTGAAAAAGATCCTTTAAAATTTGCGATTGATACAATTAAAAAATATCAATTGATTAAGATTGATGAGCAGATTAAGTTAAAT